One Nostoc sp. UHCC 0302 DNA window includes the following coding sequences:
- the phnE gene encoding phosphonate ABC transporter, permease protein PhnE: MSYLSNSKLIRRYPWVSPLLILLVLVLVYGWAVRGLKVDFELLQTSFPYIIDFVSRLFPPDWKVLDIAIKALIETVQMSLWGTTIGAILSLPIAIASANNLAPLWLQWLANLLQNAVRSVPSIILGLIFVAATGLGAPAGTLALGIYTIGYLAKFYQQAIEAVDQRSLESLQVMGASRLQVAQYGILPQVLPLGLGYTLWMFEYNIRAASVLGVVGAGGIGFQLKSYIDGFEYTKATTMMLVLLVVVTVIDAFSSQLRHRLDSM, translated from the coding sequence ATGAGTTACTTATCAAATTCAAAACTCATACGCCGCTACCCTTGGGTGAGTCCCTTACTCATCCTGTTAGTTTTGGTTTTAGTTTATGGTTGGGCTGTGCGAGGTCTAAAAGTTGACTTTGAACTGCTTCAGACGAGCTTTCCCTACATTATCGATTTTGTTTCCAGGTTATTTCCCCCAGACTGGAAAGTTTTAGATATAGCAATTAAGGCACTCATTGAAACTGTACAGATGTCTTTGTGGGGAACCACCATTGGAGCAATTCTTTCTTTGCCTATTGCTATTGCTAGCGCTAACAACCTTGCTCCCCTATGGCTGCAATGGTTGGCGAATTTGCTGCAAAACGCAGTGCGTTCCGTACCATCAATTATTCTGGGGCTAATTTTTGTCGCCGCCACCGGATTAGGCGCACCTGCGGGAACTTTAGCTTTGGGAATTTATACCATCGGTTACCTAGCTAAATTTTACCAACAAGCAATTGAAGCGGTAGATCAGCGTTCTCTGGAGTCTTTGCAAGTGATGGGAGCATCCAGATTGCAAGTTGCCCAATATGGGATTTTGCCTCAAGTGCTGCCACTGGGATTAGGTTATACCTTGTGGATGTTTGAGTACAATATCCGTGCTGCTTCTGTATTGGGTGTAGTTGGAGCAGGTGGTATTGGTTTTCAATTAAAAAGTTACATTGACGGTTTTGAGTACACCAAAGCTACAACTATGATGCTAGTGCTGTTGGTAGTCGTCACGGTAATTGATGCCTTTAGTAGCCAGTTACGTCATCGGCTGGATTCAATGTAG
- a CDS encoding phosphate/phosphite/phosphonate ABC transporter substrate-binding protein — MSVRKKGLLAAGAAVVALTSLVVSTVGGMQTTIANPTANQQTPRLLAQGQKPITIVFPSRADSTDLQNKANAVAKLLSQELKTPVKAQVSDDTAAVEALRANRADIAFLSSRPALKAEQLANARLYLAEVRDNYSGRYTYSSTFVVPNNSPLKTRNSAKATLEQLRGKRMAFTSPTSGSGFIIPVAELVKQGFVENRDRVDRFFGQVAYGGNYSKALQAVVRGQADVAVVSEYALNPPYITPQEKSQLRVLYKITGVPAHGIAIDDDVPAPTRERIINALLKLNQSQNNQLLRNLYNSTELVRVDHDRHLAPIRNALKLAGIEP; from the coding sequence ATGAGTGTGAGGAAAAAGGGCTTGTTGGCTGCTGGCGCGGCAGTTGTAGCGCTTACAAGTTTAGTGGTAAGCACAGTCGGGGGAATGCAGACAACCATCGCCAACCCCACTGCAAATCAACAAACACCACGCTTACTCGCCCAAGGGCAGAAACCCATAACAATAGTCTTTCCTAGTAGAGCAGATTCTACAGACTTGCAAAATAAAGCGAATGCTGTTGCTAAACTCTTGTCTCAAGAACTGAAAACACCAGTTAAAGCCCAGGTAAGCGATGATACCGCCGCCGTAGAAGCCTTGAGAGCGAATCGCGCCGATATCGCTTTCTTAAGTAGCCGCCCAGCTTTGAAAGCTGAGCAATTGGCAAACGCCCGCTTGTATTTAGCCGAAGTACGTGACAACTATTCTGGCAGATATACGTATAGTTCAACATTTGTTGTTCCCAACAATAGCCCCCTGAAAACCAGAAATTCAGCTAAAGCCACCTTAGAACAACTCCGGGGCAAAAGAATGGCTTTTACTTCACCCACATCTGGCTCAGGGTTTATTATCCCCGTGGCTGAGTTGGTGAAACAAGGATTTGTCGAAAACCGCGATCGTGTAGATCGTTTCTTTGGTCAAGTTGCCTATGGTGGCAATTACAGCAAAGCTTTGCAAGCAGTTGTTCGCGGTCAAGCAGATGTAGCAGTAGTCTCAGAATACGCTCTCAACCCTCCGTATATTACCCCACAAGAAAAGAGCCAATTGCGGGTTCTATACAAAATTACTGGTGTACCTGCCCACGGTATCGCTATTGATGATGACGTTCCAGCACCAACACGCGAAAGAATCATCAACGCCTTACTCAAGTTAAATCAGTCACAAAACAACCAACTGCTACGTAACTTATATAACTCTACAGAATTGGTGAGAGTAGATCATGATCGTCACTTAGCACCAATCCGTAACGCCCTCAAACTTGCTGGCATTGAACCGTAG
- a CDS encoding (2Fe-2S) ferredoxin domain-containing protein codes for MSELHTTEVSEFCLEGIFLDFVIKDGYKLKGLLLGTPEGERYVKLAKHLRGAFDLRLPAGTWLQVVGYKKYDLKHDKITLKAERVMAARRSEDGIVEDAKRGGVSSIEPPKESALVDQAKVKPAKSKATILVCQKSDCMKRGGKAVCQALEAALSDRGLEDQVTIKGTGCMKNCKAGPNLVMPDKTRYSRIQAGQVPSLMNKHFADSSPEQIPEKSKEAGIAYGKLC; via the coding sequence CAGAATTTTGCCTTGAAGGAATATTTCTCGATTTTGTAATCAAAGATGGTTATAAGCTCAAAGGCTTGCTGCTGGGAACTCCTGAAGGTGAACGTTATGTAAAATTAGCCAAACATTTACGGGGTGCTTTTGATTTGCGCTTACCAGCAGGTACTTGGTTGCAAGTTGTTGGTTATAAAAAATATGACTTGAAACATGACAAAATTACACTAAAAGCTGAACGTGTGATGGCGGCACGGCGTTCTGAGGATGGAATAGTAGAAGATGCAAAGAGGGGAGGAGTTTCCTCAATCGAACCACCAAAGGAATCAGCATTAGTTGATCAGGCGAAGGTAAAACCAGCTAAGAGCAAAGCCACGATTTTGGTGTGTCAAAAGTCTGATTGCATGAAACGCGGTGGCAAAGCAGTTTGTCAGGCATTGGAGGCTGCGTTGAGCGATCGCGGTTTGGAAGACCAAGTAACTATCAAAGGCACTGGCTGCATGAAAAACTGCAAAGCTGGGCCTAACCTAGTGATGCCAGATAAAACCCGTTACAGCAGGATTCAAGCTGGACAGGTTCCCAGCCTGATGAATAAGCATTTTGCTGACAGTAGCCCAGAACAAATCCCAGAGAAATCAAAGGAAGCAGGGATTGCCTACGGCAAACTTTGCTAA
- a CDS encoding creatininase family protein: protein MLLHLSTWQEVEAYLQQSGGIIFPIGSTEQHGPTGLIGTDAICAEAIARGVGDATQAIVGPTINVGMALHHTAFPGTISLRPSTLIQLVQDYVTCLAKAGFTKFYFINGHGGNIATLKAAFSETYAHLEDLQIPDAQRVQCQVANWFMCSSVYKLAKELYGNQEGSHATPSEVALTQYIYPEAIKQAPLSPEVASGHRIYGATDFRFRYPDGRMGSNPGLATPEHGKQFYDLAVKELSNGYLEFINAE from the coding sequence ATGTTATTGCATTTAAGTACTTGGCAGGAAGTTGAAGCTTATCTACAACAGTCTGGGGGTATTATTTTTCCTATTGGTTCCACAGAACAACATGGGCCAACGGGATTAATTGGCACTGATGCAATTTGTGCAGAAGCGATCGCTCGTGGTGTTGGTGATGCAACTCAAGCGATCGTTGGCCCTACAATCAATGTTGGCATGGCACTACATCACACCGCTTTTCCTGGCACAATCAGTCTGCGTCCCAGCACTTTGATTCAACTAGTGCAAGACTATGTAACTTGTTTAGCCAAAGCTGGTTTTACCAAGTTTTACTTTATCAATGGACACGGCGGTAACATCGCCACCCTGAAAGCAGCTTTCTCCGAAACTTATGCTCACTTAGAAGATTTGCAGATTCCCGATGCACAACGAGTGCAATGTCAAGTAGCTAACTGGTTTATGTGTAGTTCTGTTTACAAGCTAGCTAAAGAATTATACGGTAACCAAGAAGGTTCTCATGCAACCCCAAGTGAAGTAGCTCTCACGCAGTACATTTATCCAGAGGCGATTAAGCAAGCACCCCTCTCACCAGAAGTTGCAAGTGGACACAGGATTTATGGTGCAACTGACTTTCGATTTCGCTACCCCGATGGACGTATGGGATCAAATCCTGGTTTAGCAACGCCAGAACATGGTAAGCAGTTTTATGATTTGGCAGTCAAAGAACTCAGTAATGGGTATTTAGAATTTATCAACGCTGAATAG
- a CDS encoding pentapeptide repeat-containing protein, translated as MSNRPGILITEPVAILNKKLNIDARSVFTGITKAVANAATGNLGNVPENIVDIGAAIGLAKEPGELAWILIFHSLTQAMLSLVEDNQDLVREANRSKEVNTDDLQVISKHRLNQSLEKLEEEQITIYQDFFEHPKDLAIVETIKKPFAEWLEDINLNKAQAKAISDRLPDEFVNALHIEWAEHSDKYARLQSELDTPFIKAVERNAKRELSWQRYSVWLQNQINQRVFSEAFTLKDVYVPLRAYYEERKDEEREKEIQRVVVDLETELQTWLDKADKADAIRVISGGPGSGKSSFAKIFTAKQAVIFTTKQIDKVKIPVLFIPLHLFNPEGDLVNEIGKFIKSMRDIPLPPNPLELDNYMSRLLIIFDGLDELAMQGKIAEDVAQKFINEVIQQVSSANYSQTHLQVLISGRELVVQNNSSEFRQPKQILHILPYFVDENERNNYSDDNNLLDEDQRQRWWKSYGAVSGHEYPGLPENLDQGHLREITSQPLLNYLVALSYEQGELVFSEDSNLNEIYADLLTRVYKRVWAEDNQDIKNPHLKGVEKEDFIGILEGIAVAAWHGGDGRTTTVKEIETNCEPDILRRVLAIFKEQDAKAGVTRLLTAFYFRKSGYKQNEETFEFTHKSFGEYLTARRIVKEIERFQEIKEFSKNNKYIKWDEKEALKDWAKLCGSTAMDKYLFKFVVDEIRLKQERADVSEWQQILCDLISFMLHNGMPMELLTDIKSFHQANQQARNAEEALLAVLNACARVTRNVSKIKWPSPEAFGSWISRLQGQRGDTDTDVFCLNCLSFLDLRDCVLVFKDLYKANLVQGNLVEANLAGAFLARAFLVGANLVQANLEWANLVEANLLQANLVEANLLRANLVEANLLRANLEGANLRGANLLRAILVEANLEGANLEEANLEEANLLRANLEGANLRGADLRGADLEWPRLTQANFEGEDLADLNEDSGSDSNE; from the coding sequence ATGAGCAACAGACCTGGAATTTTGATCACTGAGCCAGTTGCAATTTTAAACAAAAAACTAAATATCGATGCGCGGAGTGTCTTTACAGGAATAACAAAAGCTGTGGCAAATGCAGCTACTGGTAATTTAGGCAACGTGCCAGAAAATATTGTAGATATTGGAGCAGCAATAGGGCTAGCAAAAGAACCAGGAGAACTTGCTTGGATACTAATTTTTCATTCTCTTACACAAGCAATGTTGAGCTTGGTAGAAGACAATCAAGATTTAGTGCGGGAAGCCAACAGAAGTAAAGAAGTAAACACAGATGACCTTCAAGTAATTTCTAAACATCGCCTCAACCAGTCATTAGAAAAACTCGAAGAAGAACAAATAACTATTTACCAAGACTTTTTCGAGCATCCCAAAGACTTAGCAATTGTTGAAACAATCAAAAAACCTTTTGCTGAGTGGTTGGAAGATATTAATTTAAATAAAGCACAAGCAAAAGCAATTAGCGATCGCCTTCCTGATGAGTTTGTTAATGCGCTACATATAGAGTGGGCAGAACATTCTGATAAATATGCCCGCTTGCAATCAGAATTAGACACTCCTTTTATTAAAGCTGTTGAAAGAAACGCTAAAAGAGAACTGTCATGGCAACGTTATTCCGTGTGGCTGCAAAACCAGATTAACCAAAGAGTCTTTTCTGAAGCTTTTACCTTGAAGGATGTTTATGTGCCGCTGCGTGCTTATTACGAAGAGCGCAAAGATGAAGAAAGAGAGAAGGAGATTCAGCGGGTTGTTGTTGATTTAGAAACAGAACTGCAAACTTGGTTAGATAAAGCTGACAAGGCTGATGCCATTCGGGTAATTAGTGGAGGGCCAGGAAGCGGGAAATCTTCTTTTGCTAAAATTTTTACAGCTAAACAGGCAGTAATCTTTACAACCAAGCAGATAGACAAAGTAAAAATTCCAGTTTTATTTATTCCTCTACACCTTTTTAATCCAGAGGGTGACTTAGTTAATGAAATAGGCAAGTTTATCAAATCAATGCGTGATATTCCTCTGCCACCTAATCCTTTAGAGCTAGATAATTATATGTCCAGACTATTAATTATTTTTGATGGCTTAGATGAGTTGGCAATGCAAGGCAAAATTGCTGAGGATGTTGCCCAAAAATTTATTAATGAAGTTATACAGCAAGTCAGTAGTGCTAATTATTCTCAGACTCATTTACAAGTCTTAATCAGTGGTCGAGAATTAGTCGTACAAAACAATAGCAGCGAGTTTCGCCAACCAAAGCAAATCTTGCATATTCTACCTTATTTTGTAGATGAGAATGAAAGAAATAATTATAGTGATGATAATAACTTATTAGACGAAGACCAGCGACAACGTTGGTGGAAGTCTTATGGTGCAGTTAGTGGTCATGAATATCCAGGTTTACCAGAAAATTTAGACCAAGGTCATTTGAGAGAAATCACTTCTCAACCATTGCTCAATTACTTAGTTGCTTTGAGTTATGAACAGGGTGAACTGGTGTTTTCTGAGGATAGTAATCTCAATGAAATTTATGCAGACTTGTTAACACGAGTTTATAAGCGGGTTTGGGCTGAGGACAATCAAGATATAAAAAATCCCCATTTAAAAGGAGTTGAGAAAGAAGACTTTATTGGAATATTAGAAGGAATTGCTGTTGCTGCTTGGCATGGCGGAGATGGAAGAACAACAACAGTTAAAGAAATTGAAACTAATTGTGAACCAGATATCCTCAGACGTGTTCTAGCTATTTTTAAAGAACAAGATGCTAAAGCAGGTGTTACTCGTCTTTTGACTGCCTTTTATTTCCGAAAAAGCGGCTATAAACAAAACGAAGAAACGTTTGAATTCACTCACAAAAGCTTTGGCGAATATCTAACAGCAAGGCGCATAGTAAAGGAAATAGAACGTTTTCAGGAAATCAAAGAATTTAGTAAAAATAATAAATACATAAAGTGGGATGAAAAAGAAGCCTTAAAAGACTGGGCTAAACTATGCGGTTCAACCGCTATGGATAAATATCTGTTTAAGTTCGTTGTAGATGAAATCCGTTTAAAGCAGGAGAGGGCTGATGTTAGTGAATGGCAGCAGATATTGTGTGACCTGATTAGTTTTATGCTGCATAATGGAATGCCAATGGAACTTTTGACTGATATCAAATCTTTTCATCAAGCCAACCAACAAGCACGTAATGCAGAAGAAGCGTTATTGGCTGTCTTAAATGCCTGCGCTAGAGTGACACGAAATGTTTCCAAGATTAAATGGCCTTCTCCTGAAGCTTTTGGCTCTTGGATTTCCCGCTTGCAAGGGCAGAGAGGTGATACTGATACTGATGTGTTTTGCTTGAATTGTCTAAGTTTTTTGGATTTGCGAGATTGCGTTTTAGTTTTTAAAGACTTGTATAAGGCGAATCTTGTACAGGGCAATCTTGTAGAGGCGAATCTTGCAGGGGCATTTCTTGCAAGGGCGTTTCTTGTAGGGGCGAATCTTGTACAGGCCAATCTTGAATGGGCCAATCTTGTAGAGGCGAATCTTCTACAGGCCAATCTTGTAGAGGCGAATCTTCTACGGGCGAATCTTGTAGAGGCGAATCTTCTACGGGCGAATCTTGAAGGGGCGAATCTTCGAGGGGCGAATCTTCTACGGGCGATTCTTGTAGAGGCGAATCTTGAAGGGGCGAATCTTGAAGAGGCGAATCTTGAAGAGGCGAATCTTCTACGGGCGAATCTTGAAGGGGCGAATCTTCGAGGGGCGGATCTTCGAGGGGCGGATCTTGAATGGCCAAGGCTTACACAGGCGAATTTCGAAGGCGAAGATTTAGCAGATTTAAATGAAGATTCAGGTTCAGACTCGAATGAGTAA
- a CDS encoding cupin domain-containing protein, whose translation MTATVVQPSKGSTYLVLGDFYTILTTPEDTDGKYGLVEMVLQPQSFTPPHNHYQADEAHYILEGEVEYQLDDQTIIATPGMYLHFHKNQNHAFKNIGSKPAKVLGVLTPSGPELFFAEVGQPVNLPLSEEQHSLLTPPNPADIEKAIEIAKTKYGVKFTF comes from the coding sequence ATGACAGCCACAGTAGTCCAGCCAAGTAAAGGTTCTACATATTTGGTTTTGGGTGACTTTTACACCATTCTGACTACACCAGAAGATACAGATGGAAAGTACGGACTAGTCGAGATGGTATTGCAACCGCAAAGCTTTACACCACCCCACAATCACTACCAAGCGGATGAAGCACATTATATTCTTGAAGGTGAGGTCGAGTACCAACTTGACGACCAGACTATCATCGCCACTCCGGGAATGTACCTTCACTTTCACAAAAATCAGAATCACGCTTTTAAGAACATCGGTTCAAAGCCTGCTAAAGTCTTGGGTGTACTGACACCATCAGGCCCTGAGTTGTTTTTTGCAGAAGTAGGGCAGCCAGTCAACCTACCTTTGAGTGAAGAACAGCACAGTCTTTTGACTCCTCCTAATCCTGCCGATATCGAAAAAGCTATTGAAATTGCTAAGACGAAATATGGAGTAAAGTTTACTTTCTAG
- a CDS encoding Mo-dependent nitrogenase C-terminal domain-containing protein, with translation MLKTNNRPIVLPAFINPVEIINQVGGKNKFFQPKSDFLQPLRKWLDELEIQNPKLAKFIAKLVPAQCPFERDIMLFGRKIGHIPPMCKLNPLYDQLVGLRFRALCYLVDQCGEDIQSYC, from the coding sequence ATGCTCAAAACAAATAATCGGCCTATTGTTCTGCCTGCTTTTATTAACCCGGTAGAAATAATCAATCAAGTAGGTGGTAAAAACAAATTTTTTCAACCTAAATCAGATTTTCTGCAACCATTACGCAAATGGCTTGATGAACTTGAAATACAGAACCCTAAATTAGCTAAATTTATTGCCAAACTAGTTCCCGCACAATGTCCATTTGAGCGTGATATCATGCTATTTGGTCGCAAAATAGGCCACATTCCTCCGATGTGCAAACTCAATCCGCTTTACGATCAACTCGTAGGCTTGCGTTTTCGTGCTTTGTGTTATTTAGTAGATCAGTGTGGAGAAGATATTCAGTCCTACTGTTGA
- a CDS encoding SGNH/GDSL hydrolase family protein encodes MKKKVVAAGFILFSFMLPAKATAANFSKFYVFGDSLSDTGNVFAATGGAIAPTTAIPQDPPYSQGRFSNDKVWVDYLGDQLGLKPTPYLTATTTIPNQGVNYAFGGANSGQGNAVIPNPALPGILQQVGLLTQPVLQANQKLDPNALYSVWGGANDYLFGQTPDTAQTVQNLSNAVGLLAASGAKNILVFNLPDLGKTPLAVAAGQSSNLTALTNDHNSKLAEELSKYTNSPDLNLVSVDVFTPFNQIEKNPGQFGFKNGTDPCVIGDLQTVISVCSQPNDYVFFDAVHPTTGIHKLVADTALAAIEAKSVPEPSIEWGTVLALSGLGVAGVLKRQRKKPAITTTSWVFDAQLSHTKVEN; translated from the coding sequence ATGAAAAAAAAAGTTGTAGCGGCAGGATTTATACTTTTCTCCTTCATGTTGCCAGCGAAAGCAACTGCTGCGAATTTCAGCAAGTTTTATGTATTTGGTGACAGCCTTTCTGATACTGGTAATGTGTTCGCTGCTACTGGCGGTGCGATCGCACCAACAACAGCCATACCCCAAGACCCGCCCTATTCTCAAGGGCGTTTTTCCAATGATAAAGTATGGGTTGACTACTTGGGAGATCAGCTAGGTTTAAAGCCTACTCCATATCTGACTGCAACTACTACTATCCCTAACCAAGGTGTTAACTATGCCTTCGGCGGTGCTAATTCCGGTCAAGGTAATGCTGTTATTCCCAACCCAGCTTTGCCAGGAATATTACAGCAAGTCGGCTTATTGACGCAACCTGTCTTACAAGCTAATCAAAAGCTTGACCCGAATGCTCTATATTCTGTGTGGGGTGGTGCAAATGATTACTTATTTGGTCAAACTCCTGATACTGCTCAAACAGTCCAGAATTTATCAAATGCAGTAGGGTTGCTTGCCGCATCTGGCGCTAAAAATATTTTGGTATTTAACTTGCCTGATTTGGGCAAGACTCCACTTGCAGTTGCAGCAGGACAATCAAGCAATTTAACTGCTTTGACAAATGATCATAACAGTAAATTAGCAGAGGAACTGAGCAAGTATACCAACAGTCCTGACCTTAATCTTGTCTCTGTTGATGTGTTTACCCCATTTAATCAAATCGAAAAAAATCCAGGACAATTTGGTTTTAAAAATGGCACTGATCCTTGCGTCATCGGTGATTTACAAACAGTTATAAGTGTATGCTCTCAACCAAACGATTATGTGTTCTTTGACGCTGTACATCCAACAACAGGCATTCATAAGTTAGTAGCAGATACTGCATTAGCGGCGATTGAAGCTAAGTCTGTTCCCGAACCTTCTATAGAGTGGGGAACTGTGTTAGCACTTAGTGGTTTGGGTGTAGCTGGAGTACTCAAGCGGCAACGCAAAAAGCCGGCAATTACGACAACAAGTTGGGTTTTTGACGCACAATTGTCTCATACAAAAGTTGAAAACTAA
- a CDS encoding DevA family ABC transporter ATP-binding protein, with product MKKEPVIAIKNLNHYYGKGALRKQILFDINLEIYSGEIIIMTGPSGSGKTTLLSLIGGLRSVQEGSLKFLGEELSGVSQNKLVQMRRKIGYIFQAHNLLGFLTARQNVQMAVELNDRIYQTEAVSKSEVMLGAVGLEERMNYYPDNLSGGQKQRVAIARALVNRPPLVLADEPTAALDKQSGRDVVEIMQSLAKDQGTTILLVTHDNRILDIADRIVEMEDGLLARHSQSAVTSYDPSVKNHNS from the coding sequence ATGAAAAAAGAACCTGTTATTGCTATTAAAAATCTTAATCACTACTATGGTAAAGGCGCTCTGAGAAAACAAATTTTATTTGATATAAATCTAGAAATTTATTCTGGAGAAATTATAATAATGACTGGGCCATCAGGGTCAGGTAAAACTACATTACTGAGCTTGATTGGTGGGCTGCGATCTGTGCAAGAAGGAAGTTTGAAGTTTTTAGGTGAAGAACTATCTGGTGTCAGCCAAAATAAGCTGGTACAAATGCGACGTAAAATAGGCTATATTTTCCAAGCTCACAATTTGCTAGGGTTCCTGACTGCTAGGCAAAATGTGCAAATGGCAGTGGAATTAAATGATAGGATTTATCAAACAGAAGCAGTGTCCAAATCAGAAGTTATGCTGGGGGCTGTTGGTTTAGAAGAACGAATGAATTATTATCCAGATAACCTTTCTGGTGGGCAAAAACAAAGAGTAGCGATCGCCCGCGCCCTAGTAAATCGTCCTCCATTAGTACTAGCAGACGAACCAACAGCAGCTTTAGACAAACAATCAGGTCGCGATGTCGTGGAAATAATGCAGAGTCTCGCCAAAGACCAGGGAACTACTATCTTGTTAGTGACCCACGACAACCGCATTTTGGACATAGCAGATCGCATAGTAGAAATGGAAGATGGTCTTTTAGCCCGTCATTCTCAAAGTGCAGTTACCAGTTATGATCCCAGCGTCAAAAATCACAACTCATAA
- a CDS encoding phosphonate ABC transporter ATP-binding protein, whose protein sequence is MTEPVIECHNVETAYTASLNRPILNGINCQIKQGEFVVLLGLNGAGKSTLLRSLVGLVPIVKGEICINGVGVTPRTLPQIRRDIGMLFQGGGLIRQLSAVENVLCGRLGVRTTWQTLLGFPKRDRLLALELLQQLGLKELAEQKTSQLSGGQQQRVAIARALIQSPQILLADEPITGLDVIASQQVMQTLSQLHTQQGMTIVAVLHDLGIAAEYAQRAIVLDAGRIVYDGVCENLQAQFSPVLKRSDSPSSGFSEVLIRGSLPLDFSVPPDSL, encoded by the coding sequence ATGACTGAGCCTGTCATTGAATGTCACAACGTAGAGACGGCTTATACTGCATCATTGAATCGTCCTATCCTCAACGGGATTAATTGCCAAATAAAGCAAGGCGAGTTTGTTGTTTTGCTCGGACTCAATGGTGCAGGTAAGTCCACATTATTACGATCGCTAGTCGGATTAGTCCCAATAGTCAAAGGAGAAATTTGCATTAATGGTGTAGGGGTTACTCCCCGAACATTGCCACAAATTCGCCGTGATATTGGAATGTTATTTCAGGGTGGCGGACTGATTCGGCAATTATCAGCAGTTGAAAATGTGCTGTGCGGACGCCTTGGTGTTAGGACAACTTGGCAAACCTTATTGGGATTTCCTAAACGCGATCGCCTTTTGGCATTAGAGTTATTGCAGCAGTTGGGCTTAAAAGAGTTAGCTGAACAAAAAACCAGTCAACTTAGCGGCGGACAACAACAACGAGTAGCGATCGCCCGTGCTTTAATTCAATCACCGCAAATTCTCTTAGCGGATGAACCAATCACAGGCTTGGATGTCATAGCATCTCAACAAGTGATGCAGACATTATCCCAACTGCACACTCAGCAAGGCATGACTATTGTGGCAGTGTTGCACGATTTGGGAATAGCAGCAGAATATGCCCAGCGTGCGATCGTCTTAGATGCCGGACGTATTGTTTATGACGGAGTTTGTGAAAACTTGCAAGCTCAATTTTCTCCAGTTTTGAAGCGCAGTGACTCACCCAGTTCCGGGTTCTCCGAAGTTCTAATCCGAGGAAGCCTCCCTTTAGATTTCTCTGTGCCTCCTGATTCCCTATAA
- a CDS encoding HAD family hydrolase, which yields MSRHLNVSSGDSINLRPLSEISSTCLGNIRLIATDMDGTLTRQGKFTAELLQALEDLAAVGIQVMIVTGRSGGWVSGLSSLMPISGAMAENGGLFFPSGNQKPVALTPILDLTEHRQHLATAFRQLQLKFPQIQESADNRFRITDWTFDVDSLSPDELQTLGNLTQQMGWGFTYSNVQCHIKPQGQDKAVGLLQVLREYLPQYSPEQVVTVGDSPNDESLFDQRYFPISVGVANVLEYVNQLQHQPAYITISAEGEGFCELSNYLLKTCN from the coding sequence ATGTCCAGACATCTGAATGTCTCTTCTGGGGATTCCATCAATCTAAGGCCGCTATCTGAGATTTCATCTACTTGTCTGGGTAATATTCGTCTCATAGCCACAGATATGGATGGTACCCTAACTAGGCAAGGAAAATTTACCGCTGAACTGTTGCAAGCCTTAGAGGATTTAGCCGCAGTTGGTATCCAAGTAATGATTGTTACCGGGCGTTCAGGTGGCTGGGTAAGTGGACTGAGTAGCTTGATGCCCATCAGTGGCGCTATGGCAGAAAACGGTGGTTTGTTCTTCCCATCCGGAAATCAAAAACCAGTAGCTTTAACGCCTATTCTCGATTTAACTGAGCATCGCCAGCATTTAGCTACAGCTTTTAGACAATTACAACTCAAATTTCCTCAAATTCAGGAATCTGCCGATAATCGCTTTCGGATAACTGACTGGACTTTTGATGTAGACTCTTTGAGTCCAGATGAGCTACAAACTTTAGGCAATCTGACCCAGCAAATGGGTTGGGGATTCACGTACAGTAACGTGCAGTGTCATATTAAACCCCAAGGGCAAGATAAAGCTGTGGGATTATTGCAGGTATTGCGCGAATACTTGCCCCAGTACTCACCAGAACAAGTTGTTACCGTTGGCGATAGTCCCAATGACGAAAGTTTATTTGACCAGCGTTATTTTCCTATATCGGTGGGTGTAGCGAATGTGCTGGAATATGTGAATCAGTTGCAACATCAGCCTGCTTATATCACCATATCTGCCGAAGGAGAAGGATTTTGTGAGTTATCTAATTATCTTTTGAAAACTTGCAACTAG